One window of Polynucleobacter sp. HIN5 genomic DNA carries:
- the htpX gene encoding protease HtpX: MKRIFLFLITNIAIMLVITIIINVFGLGQVLDEQGVGLDLTSLLMLSAVVGMTGSFISLALSKTMAKHSTGAYVIEQPRNEQEQWLVNTVARQAKEAGIGMPEVAIYDSPDINAFATGMMRDSSLVAVSTGLLRGMTRDEAEAVLAHEVSHVANGDMVTLALIQGVINTFVFFLSRVIGHIIDRAVFKTERGHGPAYWITTVIAQLVLGILASAIVMWFSRQREYRADAGAAYLEGKQKMIRALERLQKSINEPHLPEQLEAFGISGGMGTGLKRLFMSHPPLDERIAALRNMAD; the protein is encoded by the coding sequence CATCATGTTGGTGATTACGATCATCATTAATGTCTTTGGCTTGGGCCAGGTCTTGGATGAGCAGGGCGTTGGCCTTGACCTCACCTCTTTACTGATGCTCTCTGCGGTTGTCGGCATGACCGGTTCTTTTATCTCACTGGCACTCTCCAAAACCATGGCTAAGCATTCTACCGGCGCCTATGTGATTGAGCAGCCCCGCAATGAACAGGAGCAGTGGTTGGTCAATACGGTGGCAAGGCAAGCTAAGGAAGCAGGTATTGGTATGCCCGAAGTGGCAATCTATGACTCGCCCGATATCAATGCCTTTGCTACGGGGATGATGCGTGATAGTTCCTTGGTTGCAGTGAGCACGGGCTTGTTGCGTGGCATGACCCGCGATGAGGCTGAAGCCGTATTGGCACACGAGGTGAGCCATGTGGCTAACGGCGATATGGTGACCTTGGCACTCATTCAAGGCGTCATTAATACCTTTGTCTTCTTCCTCTCACGAGTTATTGGTCACATTATTGACCGTGCCGTCTTTAAGACTGAGCGCGGGCATGGGCCTGCCTATTGGATTACTACCGTTATTGCACAGTTGGTCTTGGGTATCTTAGCCAGTGCGATTGTGATGTGGTTTAGCCGTCAGCGGGAATACCGTGCCGATGCCGGCGCAGCTTACCTTGAAGGGAAACAAAAGATGATTCGGGCGCTAGAGCGACTTCAAAAGTCGATCAATGAACCGCACTTGCCTGAGCAGTTAGAAGCCTTTGGTATTTCAGGGGGTATGGGCACCGGTCTCAAGCGTCTCTTTATGAGCCATCCACCATTGGATGAGCGCATTGCCGCCTTGCGTAATATGGCTGATTAG
- a CDS encoding aquaporin has product MKSYAAEFVGTALLLAIVAGSGIMGETLANGNAAVALLGNSIATGAGLYVLIVLLGPISGAHFNPVVSLMFWKLGHLSLKRLFAYWACQFSGAIAGIWVTHLMFGLAILQESTKVRTGLGIWASELISTLVLLSVIRIGDQGTKDKVPMLVALTVTAGYWFTSSTFFANPAVAVARSLTNTFVGIAPADVLGFVSGELIAALVMVILFCKVNNKMNH; this is encoded by the coding sequence ATGAAGTCCTACGCGGCCGAGTTCGTCGGCACTGCATTACTGCTCGCGATTGTGGCGGGTAGTGGCATCATGGGTGAGACCCTCGCGAATGGCAATGCAGCCGTGGCTTTACTTGGTAATAGTATTGCAACGGGAGCGGGGCTCTATGTCTTAATCGTTCTCTTGGGTCCTATCTCAGGCGCACATTTCAATCCAGTAGTGAGCCTCATGTTTTGGAAGCTGGGGCATCTAAGCCTTAAGAGGCTATTTGCCTATTGGGCATGTCAGTTCAGTGGTGCGATTGCTGGCATCTGGGTTACCCACCTGATGTTTGGTCTGGCAATTTTGCAAGAGTCAACCAAGGTGCGAACTGGCCTTGGTATTTGGGCAAGTGAGCTGATCTCAACCCTTGTCCTGCTCTCGGTGATTCGGATTGGGGATCAAGGCACAAAAGATAAGGTGCCGATGTTGGTGGCGCTGACTGTCACTGCGGGCTACTGGTTCACCTCATCAACCTTCTTTGCCAATCCTGCGGTTGCTGTGGCCAGAAGTCTGACCAATACCTTTGTGGGAATTGCGCCTGCCGATGTGTTGGGCTTTGTCAGCGGTGAACTTATAGCTGCTCTCGTAATGGTGATACTGTTTTGTAAAGTCAACAATAAGATGAATCATTGA
- a CDS encoding pirin family protein: protein MMQIRKSQERGYADHGWLKSFHSFSFANYYDPKFMGWGNLRVINEDRIDPGTGFGEHSHRDMEIISYVLSGELAHKDSMGNVKSIPPGDIQRMSAGTGVTHSEFNYAKDQTTHFLQIWIQPKFTGVKPGYEQKSIPAQDKDGKLRLLASIDGSEDSITMNADAKLYAGTFNDTQHAILAMDPSRKAYVHLIKGVLTVNGQRLSGGDAAIIANESYIKISQGQGAEVLVFDLA, encoded by the coding sequence ATGATGCAGATTCGTAAATCGCAGGAGCGGGGCTATGCAGACCATGGCTGGCTCAAGAGCTTTCACTCCTTCTCCTTTGCCAATTACTACGACCCTAAATTTATGGGGTGGGGTAATTTACGTGTAATCAATGAGGATCGGATTGATCCCGGAACTGGATTTGGTGAGCATAGCCATCGGGATATGGAGATCATTAGCTATGTTCTATCAGGTGAGTTGGCGCACAAAGACAGTATGGGTAATGTCAAATCGATCCCGCCTGGCGATATCCAGCGCATGAGTGCGGGTACCGGTGTCACCCATAGCGAGTTCAACTATGCCAAAGATCAAACGACACACTTTCTGCAAATTTGGATCCAACCCAAATTTACGGGGGTCAAGCCAGGCTATGAGCAAAAATCAATCCCAGCCCAAGATAAAGATGGCAAATTACGCCTCTTAGCCTCTATCGATGGGTCAGAGGACTCGATTACCATGAATGCGGATGCCAAGCTCTATGCCGGAACGTTTAATGACACTCAGCATGCAATACTTGCAATGGATCCCAGCCGTAAGGCTTACGTTCACCTCATCAAAGGCGTACTGACGGTGAATGGTCAGCGCTTAAGCGGTGGGGATGCTGCCATAATCGCCAACGAGTCATATATTAAGATCAGTCAGGGGCAAGGGGCGGAAGTGTTAGTCTTTGATCTTGCGTGA
- a CDS encoding GMC family oxidoreductase, with translation MTSSQGLQFDTIIVGAGSAGCLLANRLSADPSHRVLLLEAGGEDDWFWIKIPVGYLYTIAHTRTDWCFKTNPDPGLNQRSIHYARGRVIGGSSSINAMIYMRGQASDYARWVELTGDPRWSWDTTLETYKSLENYFAGANAWHGDQGEMRVEQPRVQWEILDAWRKAAAEQGIPSIEEFNRGDNEGCAYFQMTQKRGVRWSMADAYLHPIRHRKNLTILTKAQVLQLNLVPTRPQTQNNPQQQKNAWCGADWEVNGLDLLHAGSRLTAHARDQVILSAGSIGSPQLLQVSGIGAHQHLESIGVKTKVDLPGVGENLQDHLQIRSVYQVENCKTVNTLYKNWFTRIGMGLEYVFKRTGPLTMPPSTLGAFTKSDPSQPSANIEWHVQPLSLPKFGEPLHPFNAITPSVCNLRPSSRGWVRAQSADAQIDPQIQCNYLSTPDDLKVAVDSLRITRQIMESKALKPYVPKELLPGAQLQSEQDLEQAARALGTTIFHPVSTCAMGRVDARGQVDHPNTVLDSECRVRGVARLRVIDASAMPCITSGNTNAPVMLIAETIARQILAQR, from the coding sequence ATGACATCTTCTCAAGGGCTTCAATTCGACACCATCATTGTGGGCGCTGGCAGCGCAGGTTGTCTCTTAGCCAATCGCCTGTCTGCCGACCCAAGTCACCGGGTCTTATTACTTGAGGCAGGTGGAGAGGACGATTGGTTTTGGATCAAGATCCCAGTTGGTTATCTCTATACGATTGCTCATACAAGAACCGATTGGTGCTTTAAAACTAATCCTGACCCAGGCCTCAATCAACGCTCGATTCATTATGCGAGAGGGCGCGTGATTGGTGGTTCCTCATCGATCAATGCCATGATCTATATGCGCGGTCAGGCAAGTGATTATGCCCGCTGGGTAGAGTTAACTGGCGACCCTAGATGGAGTTGGGACACCACCCTTGAGACCTATAAATCCCTCGAGAACTATTTTGCTGGAGCCAATGCTTGGCACGGGGACCAGGGGGAGATGCGCGTTGAGCAGCCGCGGGTACAGTGGGAGATCCTGGACGCCTGGCGCAAAGCTGCCGCAGAGCAAGGTATTCCGTCGATTGAGGAGTTCAATCGGGGTGATAACGAAGGGTGTGCGTATTTTCAGATGACTCAAAAGAGAGGGGTGCGTTGGTCGATGGCCGATGCCTACCTTCATCCCATTCGCCATCGAAAGAACCTGACCATCCTCACTAAAGCCCAGGTCCTGCAACTGAATCTCGTTCCCACTCGACCCCAAACTCAGAATAATCCCCAGCAACAAAAGAACGCGTGGTGTGGCGCAGATTGGGAAGTGAACGGTCTAGATCTGTTACACGCCGGATCACGCCTGACTGCCCATGCCAGGGACCAAGTGATTCTGTCGGCTGGCTCGATTGGCTCACCTCAACTCTTGCAAGTCTCAGGAATCGGTGCACACCAGCATTTAGAATCCATCGGAGTCAAAACGAAGGTGGATCTTCCAGGAGTGGGCGAGAACCTACAAGATCATTTACAGATCCGCAGCGTGTATCAGGTTGAGAACTGTAAGACGGTGAACACCCTCTACAAAAACTGGTTTACCCGAATTGGGATGGGCTTGGAGTATGTATTCAAGAGAACGGGCCCATTGACGATGCCGCCCTCTACTTTGGGTGCATTTACTAAAAGCGATCCATCGCAACCCTCAGCCAATATTGAGTGGCATGTGCAACCCCTCTCATTACCAAAATTTGGAGAACCGCTGCATCCCTTTAATGCGATTACACCAAGTGTGTGCAACTTACGACCCAGCTCACGTGGTTGGGTGAGGGCTCAATCAGCAGACGCCCAGATCGATCCACAAATCCAATGCAACTATCTATCAACCCCAGACGATCTCAAGGTGGCAGTGGACAGCCTTCGCATCACGCGTCAGATTATGGAGAGTAAGGCTCTAAAGCCATATGTCCCCAAAGAGCTGCTACCAGGCGCACAGCTACAAAGCGAGCAAGACCTAGAACAGGCAGCACGTGCTTTGGGAACCACGATTTTTCATCCGGTGAGCACTTGTGCTATGGGGAGGGTTGATGCTCGAGGACAAGTCGATCATCCTAATACTGTCCTGGACTCCGAGTGTCGGGTACGGGGTGTGGCACGCTTGCGAGTCATCGATGCTTCAGCAATGCCTTGCATTACATCGGGCAACACCAATGCACCGGTGATGCTGATTGCTGAAACGATTGCCAGGCAAATCCTAGCGCAGCGCTAG
- a CDS encoding arsenate reductase ArsC, which produces MLMKKYNVLFLCTHNSARSVLGEAIASTHPSGLFAGYSAGSTPGTQVNPFAKELALEMGYDQSKLRSKSWDEFGLPNAPKMDFIITVCDNAAGEVCPIWPGNPATAHWGFSDPSQVSGTDVEKRLAFIEVMNGLKKRVDLLASMPLEKLDSMALKDIHHKAS; this is translated from the coding sequence ATGCTCATGAAAAAATACAATGTACTCTTTTTGTGCACCCACAACTCTGCCCGCTCAGTGCTCGGTGAGGCAATAGCCTCCACCCATCCTAGTGGTCTATTCGCGGGTTACTCTGCAGGGTCAACCCCAGGTACCCAAGTCAATCCCTTTGCTAAGGAGTTGGCCTTAGAGATGGGCTATGACCAATCCAAATTACGCAGTAAGAGCTGGGATGAGTTTGGTTTACCCAATGCCCCCAAGATGGACTTCATTATTACGGTCTGCGATAACGCCGCCGGTGAGGTATGCCCGATCTGGCCAGGTAATCCTGCTACTGCACACTGGGGTTTCTCTGATCCATCGCAAGTAAGCGGTACGGATGTGGAGAAGCGCCTTGCATTTATCGAGGTCATGAACGGACTTAAAAAGCGTGTTGATTTATTAGCCAGCATGCCGCTCGAGAAACTCGACTCGATGGCTCTTAAAGACATCCATCACAAAGCCTCATGA
- a CDS encoding substrate-binding periplasmic protein, producing MTRYLITILVTLFLANIAQAQQCKALVITGHPAYPPVAWATDGKLQGSSVTLVSNIAKGLGVEKVTSMDFGSWEKAQQAIRDGRADVIFGIYKNPARAEYMHYIEPPYMLDPVSVVIRKGDNFKFTQWSDLKGHRGVTNQGESYGSQFDAYIKSDLNVARSNGVDQAFTQLLNKQADYLIIGTYPGKLEAKKLNLDSKVVFLPKSVLTADMYIAFSKKSKCYAQLEKGFTEGIKKAVASGEINQLIESANQQFYK from the coding sequence ATGACCCGATATTTAATTACGATCCTTGTTACTTTATTCCTCGCCAATATCGCTCAGGCACAACAATGCAAAGCATTGGTTATCACAGGTCATCCGGCATATCCGCCAGTTGCTTGGGCGACTGACGGAAAACTGCAAGGGTCATCGGTTACTTTAGTAAGCAATATTGCCAAAGGTCTTGGAGTTGAGAAGGTGACCTCAATGGATTTTGGTTCATGGGAGAAGGCACAACAAGCCATTCGTGATGGTCGTGCAGATGTCATCTTTGGCATCTATAAAAACCCAGCCCGGGCAGAGTACATGCATTACATAGAGCCGCCTTACATGCTCGACCCAGTATCGGTCGTGATTCGTAAGGGTGACAACTTTAAGTTCACCCAATGGTCTGATCTAAAAGGGCATCGCGGCGTGACCAATCAAGGAGAAAGTTACGGCAGTCAATTTGATGCCTATATCAAAAGTGATTTGAATGTGGCTCGATCTAATGGCGTTGATCAGGCATTTACTCAGTTGCTCAATAAACAGGCCGACTACTTAATTATTGGAACCTACCCAGGCAAATTAGAGGCTAAGAAGTTAAATCTGGACTCCAAGGTCGTATTCTTGCCTAAGAGTGTACTAACAGCAGACATGTATATTGCATTCTCCAAAAAGTCGAAGTGTTATGCGCAATTAGAAAAGGGCTTTACCGAGGGGATTAAGAAAGCAGTTGCCAGTGGCGAGATCAATCAACTGATTGAGAGTGCCAATCAGCAGTTTTATAAGTAG
- a CDS encoding DUF502 domain-containing protein, whose amino-acid sequence MSPAPSKLVRLFLTGLLAAFPLIATALLIAFVVGIVIRWLGPSSAVGSVMAKMGLNIAGLEWVGYVVGLAIVILSLLFLGLLVEKGLQKGFSAIINGIVRKIPIVRTVYDTIHSFVSLVAKRDDEELKTMRPVWVHFGGSGGVSALALLSSPQAVMVKEQACYAVIVPTAPVPIGGGLLYVPIDWVSPAEIGMEELTSIYVSMGVTSPQFMKTHQDSTKVIPK is encoded by the coding sequence ATGTCTCCAGCCCCATCTAAACTCGTTCGCCTATTCCTAACTGGTCTTCTGGCGGCTTTTCCTCTCATCGCAACGGCTTTGCTGATTGCCTTTGTGGTGGGGATTGTGATCCGTTGGCTTGGACCTTCAAGTGCCGTTGGAAGTGTGATGGCGAAAATGGGTCTTAATATCGCCGGCTTAGAGTGGGTCGGTTATGTGGTTGGTTTGGCGATTGTGATCCTATCGTTGTTGTTTTTGGGTCTGTTGGTTGAGAAGGGCTTGCAAAAGGGATTTTCAGCCATCATTAATGGCATCGTTCGTAAGATACCCATAGTGCGAACGGTCTATGACACCATTCATAGCTTTGTGAGCTTGGTTGCTAAGCGGGATGATGAAGAACTCAAAACGATGCGCCCGGTATGGGTGCATTTTGGTGGCTCAGGTGGTGTATCCGCTCTGGCTTTGCTCTCATCCCCCCAAGCCGTGATGGTGAAAGAGCAGGCCTGCTATGCGGTGATTGTGCCAACCGCGCCGGTACCCATTGGGGGTGGCTTACTCTATGTGCCAATTGATTGGGTCAGTCCTGCTGAGATTGGTATGGAAGAGCTAACCAGTATCTACGTATCGATGGGCGTTACATCACCGCAGTTTATGAAGACCCATCAAGATTCCACAAAAGTAATCCCGAAGTAA
- a CDS encoding ArsR/SmtB family transcription factor: MKNTDAIQVLLALGQETRLNIFRLIVQRGDIGLTPSQLIEKLGIPNATLSFHLKELFNAKLLLVERQSRNLIYRPNPNLIEDLSGFLLDNCCQGQSCGTPKSKKKVQCS; this comes from the coding sequence ATGAAAAATACCGATGCCATCCAAGTCCTCCTAGCCCTTGGGCAGGAGACCCGCCTCAATATCTTCCGTCTGATCGTGCAACGCGGTGATATTGGCTTGACCCCTAGTCAGTTGATTGAAAAGTTAGGCATTCCCAATGCAACCTTGAGCTTTCATCTGAAGGAACTTTTTAATGCCAAGTTATTGCTGGTGGAGCGCCAAAGCCGAAACCTTATTTATCGCCCCAATCCAAACTTGATTGAGGATTTAAGTGGTTTCTTATTGGATAACTGCTGCCAAGGCCAATCCTGCGGTACGCCTAAATCTAAGAAAAAGGTCCAATGCTCATGA